A genomic stretch from Desulfotignum balticum DSM 7044 includes:
- a CDS encoding Eco57I restriction-modification methylase domain-containing protein: protein MNPLDKPLRNTLEKTVKDARKAAEHAAKAALDQLGVAEPAPYAHLTDSERNLRRRLRVHGRQLGDTLNGGKDQTMDRLKEEVAYQHWHRMLFARFLAENNLLMYPDPDDPVAVSLEECEDLAADEGAANGWELAARYAAQMLPQIFRLDSPVFELNLPPEHQQKLERLVADLPLEVFTASDAIGWVYQFWQARKKDEVNASEVKIGARELPAVTQLFTEPYMVGFLLDNSLGAWWVKKWATGSGPLSGNVREMLKNAETEEALRQFFSRPGIPLTYLRFVKTGTCTLTMGNRPVFDGEHWMPAAGWFDGWPDNLCDLKTLDPCCGSGHFLVATLLMLVPMRMELENLPAREAVDAVLQDNIHGLEIDQRCVELAAFALALTAWNYPDAGGYRILPQMNLACSGLSVSVAKEEWKAIAAALPDRTYLPIALDWMYEAFKHAPTLGSLLDPSRAKVAGLVKWQEIGPAIQTALTQDQPDAVVEAGVVAQGLVGTTRLLTQKYHLVITNVPYLARGKQSDTLQTFCAKYYKEGKNDLATVFLDRCLELCATYGTVSIVLPQNWLFLTSYRKFREKLLKKDIWHLIARLGPGAFETISGEVVKAILITMSRGNESMAAHGMAASSLISIDSNHIRGVDVSELRAANEKAEQMPVAEINCVGQMKQLGNPDARITVKISEHQMLMGEFADGFKGLSSGDISRFIHCFWESNQFGNKWVPYQGSIKEIQFYNGRSQVLFWESGVGKMVDQPSCYIKGRKAWGEKGITISQMGDLSATLYEGDMFDENAAAIIPYNPSNRESLFCFVTSSQYSESVRQIDNALKVTNKTLVKVAFDIEHWTKVAEEKYPHGLPRPYSDDPTQWIFHGHPCGSVIWDEDTKWTAHGPLRDDETVLHVAVARLLGYHWPAELDQGMELADEQREWVNRCQTLLPFADEDGIVCIPPVRGEAPAADRLLNLLAAAYGDTWSNDLLAKLLKNTNHAGKTLETWLRDKFFTKHCKLFKHRPFIWNIWDGLLDGFAALVNYHKLDTKRMETLIYTYLGDWINRQKQGIIDGVDGAQERLDAAESLMKKLELILEGESPYDIFVRWKPLDQQPIGWDPDLNDGVRLNIRPFMSVPDIRKKGAGVLRDKPNIKWTKDRGKDVESAPWYHLFKGDRINDHHLTLSEKRAARENSE, encoded by the coding sequence ATGAACCCACTGGACAAACCGCTCCGCAACACCCTGGAAAAAACCGTCAAAGATGCCCGCAAAGCCGCTGAACATGCGGCAAAGGCAGCCTTGGACCAGCTGGGTGTGGCAGAACCGGCACCATATGCCCATCTGACCGATTCAGAGCGAAACCTGCGACGGCGCCTGCGGGTTCACGGCCGTCAGCTGGGAGACACCCTGAACGGCGGCAAAGACCAGACCATGGACCGCCTCAAGGAAGAGGTGGCATATCAGCACTGGCACCGCATGCTGTTTGCCCGGTTTCTGGCGGAAAACAACCTGCTCATGTATCCGGACCCGGACGACCCGGTGGCAGTCTCCCTGGAAGAGTGTGAAGACCTGGCCGCCGATGAAGGGGCTGCCAACGGCTGGGAACTGGCGGCCCGGTATGCGGCCCAGATGCTGCCCCAGATTTTCCGGCTGGATTCCCCGGTGTTTGAACTGAACTTACCGCCGGAGCACCAGCAGAAACTGGAACGATTGGTGGCGGACCTGCCCCTGGAAGTGTTTACCGCTTCGGATGCCATCGGATGGGTGTACCAGTTCTGGCAGGCCAGGAAAAAGGATGAGGTCAACGCCTCGGAGGTAAAGATCGGTGCCCGGGAACTGCCGGCGGTCACCCAGCTGTTCACAGAACCCTATATGGTCGGTTTTCTGCTGGACAACTCCCTGGGGGCCTGGTGGGTGAAAAAATGGGCAACGGGCAGCGGTCCGTTGTCAGGCAATGTCAGGGAAATGCTCAAAAATGCGGAAACCGAAGAAGCGCTGCGGCAGTTTTTCAGCCGGCCGGGCATTCCCCTGACCTATCTTCGGTTTGTGAAAACCGGGACCTGTACCTTGACAATGGGGAACCGGCCCGTCTTTGACGGTGAACACTGGATGCCGGCAGCCGGGTGGTTTGACGGGTGGCCGGACAATCTGTGTGATCTCAAGACCCTGGACCCCTGTTGTGGATCGGGGCATTTTCTGGTGGCCACGCTGCTGATGCTGGTTCCCATGCGCATGGAACTGGAAAATCTGCCGGCCCGTGAAGCGGTGGATGCGGTGCTGCAAGACAACATCCACGGCCTGGAAATTGACCAGCGATGCGTGGAGCTGGCCGCCTTTGCCCTGGCCCTGACTGCCTGGAATTATCCGGATGCCGGCGGCTACCGGATACTGCCACAAATGAACCTGGCCTGCTCCGGCCTGTCAGTCAGTGTGGCCAAAGAAGAATGGAAAGCAATTGCCGCAGCGCTTCCGGACAGGACCTATCTCCCTATCGCCCTGGACTGGATGTACGAGGCGTTCAAACATGCCCCTACCCTGGGCAGTCTGCTGGACCCGAGCCGGGCCAAAGTGGCGGGACTGGTGAAATGGCAGGAGATCGGACCGGCTATCCAGACTGCCCTGACCCAGGATCAGCCGGATGCAGTGGTGGAAGCCGGGGTGGTGGCCCAAGGCCTGGTCGGTACCACCCGCCTGTTGACACAAAAATATCATCTGGTCATCACTAATGTCCCCTACCTAGCCCGGGGCAAACAGAGCGACACCCTGCAAACGTTCTGTGCCAAATATTACAAGGAAGGCAAGAACGACCTGGCCACCGTGTTTCTGGATAGGTGTCTTGAGTTGTGTGCGACTTACGGCACAGTCAGCATTGTCCTGCCCCAAAACTGGCTGTTTCTAACCAGTTATCGGAAGTTTCGGGAAAAGCTGTTGAAAAAGGATATCTGGCATTTGATTGCCCGTCTGGGGCCAGGGGCTTTTGAAACCATCAGCGGTGAGGTCGTCAAAGCCATACTCATCACCATGAGCCGGGGAAACGAAAGTATGGCAGCACACGGCATGGCGGCTTCATCTTTGATCTCGATCGACAGCAATCATATTCGGGGCGTGGATGTGTCGGAGCTTCGGGCGGCGAATGAAAAAGCAGAGCAGATGCCAGTTGCTGAAATCAACTGTGTGGGACAGATGAAACAGTTGGGTAATCCAGATGCAAGGATCACTGTGAAAATTTCAGAGCATCAGATGCTTATGGGTGAGTTTGCTGATGGGTTCAAAGGGCTTTCATCCGGAGATATTTCAAGATTCATTCATTGTTTTTGGGAATCAAATCAATTCGGTAATAAATGGGTTCCATACCAGGGTTCAATAAAAGAGATTCAATTCTACAATGGCAGATCACAAGTTTTGTTTTGGGAATCTGGAGTTGGAAAAATGGTGGATCAACCTTCATGCTATATAAAAGGACGAAAAGCATGGGGGGAAAAAGGAATAACTATCAGTCAAATGGGGGATCTTTCTGCAACACTTTATGAAGGCGACATGTTTGATGAAAATGCAGCAGCGATTATCCCTTACAACCCTTCCAATCGTGAAAGTCTTTTTTGTTTTGTAACAAGCTCACAGTATAGTGAATCGGTGAGACAAATTGACAATGCACTAAAAGTTACGAACAAAACCTTAGTTAAAGTTGCCTTTGATATTGAACATTGGACAAAAGTCGCCGAAGAAAAATACCCACACGGACTCCCACGCCCATATTCTGATGACCCCACCCAATGGATCTTTCACGGCCATCCCTGCGGATCGGTGATATGGGATGAAGACACCAAATGGACAGCCCACGGCCCCTTACGCGATGATGAGACTGTGCTTCATGTGGCCGTAGCACGGCTTCTGGGTTACCACTGGCCCGCCGAACTGGATCAGGGCATGGAGCTGGCTGATGAACAGCGGGAATGGGTGAACCGGTGCCAAACGCTTCTCCCCTTTGCAGACGAGGACGGCATTGTCTGCATCCCGCCGGTGCGGGGCGAGGCCCCGGCCGCTGATCGTCTCTTGAACCTTCTGGCGGCCGCCTATGGGGATACCTGGTCCAACGACCTGTTGGCCAAGCTGTTGAAAAATACGAACCATGCCGGCAAAACCCTGGAAACCTGGCTCCGGGACAAGTTCTTCACCAAGCACTGTAAGCTGTTCAAGCACCGGCCCTTTATCTGGAACATCTGGGACGGGTTGCTGGATGGGTTTGCGGCCTTGGTCAATTACCACAAGCTGGACACCAAACGCATGGAAACCCTGATCTACACCTATCTGGGTGACTGGATCAACCGCCAGAAACAGGGGATCATCGACGGGGTGGATGGGGCTCAGGAACGGCTGGATGCGGCCGAAAGCCTCATGAAAAAACTGGAACTGATCCTGGAAGGGGAATCCCCTTATGATATTTTTGTCCGGTGGAAACCCCTTGACCAGCAGCCCATTGGATGGGACCCGGATCTCAACGATGGGGTCCGCCTCAACATCCGGCCCTTTATGAGCGTGCCAGATATCCGGAAAAAAGGCGCCGGGGTCCTGCGGGACAAGCCCAACATCAAATGGACCAAAGACAGGGGGAAAGATGTGGAATCGGCCCCGTGGTATCACCTGTTCAAGGGAGACCGCATCAATGACCACCACCTGACCCTGTCTGAAAAACGGGCCGCACGGGAGAACTCTGAATGA
- a CDS encoding TrlF family AAA-like ATPase, with the protein MNPSYKGMRWLKCDLQMQTPADVRHWEGDRFVMGQEADAAKAFAEACYRAKLDVVGITDHNFLSKNFIPHLQSAFDEIEREFNHKITLFPGFEFEADVGKGMHVLCLFEPGTSVDEIDHILTECGVGCPRIKDKTLSKSTQRLPEILNCVQKAHSDESWRGIVIIPHVFQDSLFDNDRISEWLQQEEYRNPDLLAVEVPKPLSQMSDNFQKLFQSGDDCLPEWKRIRPIATLMSSDNKKLIDSDGFGRPIPNSIGYRYTWIKMSEPSIESLRQAFLDHDSRIILPEDVSADTHPAFRIRYGMIKSISIKNVAFLADQEMYFSSNLNCVIGGRGTGKSTLLEYLRIILGKDKPEDLDAGTKERINRIRDTLNSPNAELKVCWVSADGVEDHIVWENNGPTVQNRDMADPETFFNNLPIRFYSQQQLNNLTESKIEEGGVRQAQRLLELVDGFTKNELNELADQERKLKLQIQEAFTSLRKAKMLEKECNKLLQEHQELERQWKARSEIQEYAHRHQKLKAESRYLDGLLGIPGKQFADVAALSKAVAASHISFDVKDSPHGTWFLHFDEKVKAAKEALAKRICEAVEEFETIIEKLKSDDIAWTAIQEELDKADENFSEACAAKGLTTDDVGHLQEINQTRAKKQNEIEEIGCEIQRLKDEAGDPEVLMQRLHGIWREQFQCRVEAAERANDLAVLSEHGQRFIEVSAKYQQDQKNFRELWQRFAPSDGRTRLGKNWERCGEVIFKSFVDQDKAVSPWQVLQNQLSPQKGSDVMDFGVSFQELSQHIQDNLEQWEKLRCSRVQDTVDMKLYRSDGSLAGSIAEGSLSDGQRNTAALALLLAQEGGPLVIDQPEDELDSNFVFRELIPMLRKVKSKRQLIMATHNANLPVNGDAELVYAFEARDGKGEMLACGGLDQRAVTKAVLDIMEGTEEAFRRRREKYHF; encoded by the coding sequence ATGAACCCCTCTTATAAAGGAATGCGATGGTTGAAATGCGATTTGCAGATGCAAACCCCTGCAGATGTTCGTCACTGGGAGGGAGATCGATTTGTGATGGGTCAAGAGGCAGATGCAGCAAAAGCTTTTGCTGAAGCCTGCTACAGAGCAAAATTGGATGTGGTGGGTATCACCGACCACAACTTCCTCAGCAAAAATTTCATCCCTCACTTGCAGTCGGCTTTTGATGAAATTGAACGAGAGTTTAACCACAAAATCACTCTTTTTCCCGGATTCGAATTTGAAGCTGATGTCGGCAAAGGCATGCATGTTCTGTGTCTTTTTGAACCAGGAACCAGTGTTGATGAAATTGACCATATCTTGACAGAATGCGGCGTTGGATGTCCCCGAATCAAAGATAAAACACTTTCCAAGTCAACTCAACGTCTCCCAGAGATTTTGAATTGTGTTCAGAAAGCTCATTCAGATGAATCTTGGCGCGGCATTGTTATTATCCCTCACGTCTTTCAAGATAGTCTTTTTGATAATGATAGGATAAGTGAGTGGTTACAGCAGGAAGAATACCGAAATCCTGACCTTCTGGCTGTCGAGGTTCCGAAACCTTTAAGCCAAATGAGCGATAACTTCCAAAAACTGTTCCAGTCAGGGGATGATTGCCTTCCTGAATGGAAACGAATTCGACCTATCGCAACATTGATGTCTTCAGATAATAAGAAACTCATTGATTCTGATGGATTTGGGAGACCAATTCCCAACAGCATCGGCTATAGATACACATGGATCAAGATGTCCGAGCCTTCCATCGAATCTCTTCGCCAAGCTTTTCTTGATCATGACTCACGCATCATTCTGCCAGAGGATGTATCCGCAGACACTCATCCTGCCTTTCGAATACGCTATGGGATGATCAAATCTATTTCAATAAAAAATGTGGCCTTCCTTGCTGATCAGGAGATGTATTTTTCATCCAATCTAAATTGTGTGATTGGTGGACGCGGTACCGGCAAATCCACACTGCTTGAATACTTGCGCATCATCCTTGGAAAAGACAAACCTGAAGACCTTGATGCCGGAACCAAAGAGCGCATTAACCGCATTCGGGACACCTTAAATTCTCCCAATGCTGAACTCAAAGTATGTTGGGTTAGCGCCGATGGAGTTGAGGATCACATTGTTTGGGAGAACAACGGCCCGACCGTTCAAAACCGTGACATGGCTGACCCCGAAACCTTTTTCAACAATTTGCCCATTCGGTTCTATAGCCAACAACAACTCAACAATTTGACTGAATCAAAAATTGAAGAAGGAGGTGTGCGCCAGGCACAACGGCTGTTGGAATTGGTCGATGGCTTTACCAAAAATGAGCTGAACGAATTGGCAGACCAGGAACGAAAGCTCAAGCTTCAGATTCAGGAAGCTTTTACCAGTCTTCGCAAAGCAAAGATGCTGGAAAAAGAATGCAATAAGCTGCTGCAGGAGCATCAAGAGTTAGAACGACAATGGAAAGCCCGGAGTGAAATTCAAGAATATGCTCACAGACATCAAAAACTCAAAGCGGAAAGTCGTTATCTCGATGGGCTACTCGGCATACCAGGCAAACAATTTGCCGATGTTGCAGCACTGAGTAAAGCTGTTGCTGCGTCTCATATATCGTTTGATGTTAAAGACTCACCCCATGGGACCTGGTTTCTTCATTTTGATGAAAAGGTAAAAGCTGCCAAGGAAGCCCTGGCTAAAAGAATTTGCGAGGCTGTCGAGGAGTTCGAGACCATCATTGAAAAGCTCAAATCGGATGACATAGCTTGGACAGCTATCCAAGAAGAACTGGACAAGGCGGATGAAAATTTTAGCGAAGCTTGTGCAGCCAAAGGGCTAACTACTGATGACGTGGGTCATCTGCAAGAAATCAACCAAACCCGGGCAAAAAAACAAAATGAAATCGAAGAGATTGGATGTGAGATTCAAAGACTAAAAGATGAAGCTGGAGATCCTGAGGTGCTTATGCAGCGGTTGCATGGAATTTGGCGAGAGCAGTTTCAATGTCGGGTAGAGGCCGCCGAACGTGCCAATGATTTGGCAGTTCTCAGTGAACATGGTCAGCGTTTTATCGAGGTGTCGGCAAAATACCAACAAGATCAAAAAAATTTCCGTGAGCTCTGGCAACGCTTTGCTCCCTCCGATGGGCGAACACGCCTCGGTAAAAATTGGGAACGATGTGGAGAGGTGATTTTTAAATCATTTGTCGACCAGGATAAGGCTGTATCGCCATGGCAAGTGCTGCAAAACCAATTATCCCCCCAAAAAGGGTCGGACGTAATGGATTTTGGCGTGAGCTTCCAAGAACTGTCCCAGCATATTCAAGACAATCTGGAGCAATGGGAAAAACTTCGCTGTTCCCGGGTGCAAGACACTGTCGATATGAAGCTTTATCGTTCCGACGGCTCGCTCGCTGGGAGTATTGCGGAAGGATCGCTTTCTGATGGTCAGAGAAATACGGCTGCTCTTGCCCTGTTACTGGCCCAGGAAGGCGGGCCTCTTGTTATTGACCAACCAGAAGATGAGTTGGACTCCAATTTTGTATTCAGGGAGCTGATCCCGATGTTGCGTAAAGTGAAATCAAAGCGTCAATTAATTATGGCTACGCATAACGCAAATCTTCCGGTGAACGGAGACGCTGAACTGGTTTACGCATTTGAAGCACGTGATGGTAAAGGAGAAATGCTTGCGTGTGGCGGACTTGATCAAAGAGCTGTTACTAAGGCTGTTCTTGATATCATGGAAGGAACAGAAGAGGCATTCCGCCGCAGAAGGGAGAAATATCACTTTTGA